In Bradyrhizobium manausense, the sequence CGAAGGACTCCCAGGCGATCGTGGTGACGGGCCGCGCACCGAGCAGCGACCACAGCGCCATCTCGACCGCGCCGGTATCGGACGCGGGCACGATGCCGATGCGATAATCGGGCGGTACTTCAAGCACTTCGCGCGTCAGATCGATCGCGAGCTTGAGCTTGGTCTTGCCGACCTTCGCGCGATGCGAACGGCCGAGCGCTGCGTCCTTGAGATTTTGGGCGTTCCAGCCGGGGCGCTTGGCGCAGGGGCCGGAAGAGAAATGCGGCACGTTCGGCCGCGAAGCGGGCTTCGCTACAGTCATGATCTACCCTTCCAGATAGTAAGCCTCCCGTTGGGGGGAGGTGTCCCGCCGCGGCTGATACGGGAATCGGGAAGGGCAGTCAAGGAAGTTCAGGCGTCTCACGCTGGAGTGATGGTTCTTCCGGCGCGATACCGGGGGATACAACAGGCGCGAGCGCATTCAGCAAGTCCGTGGCCTCGCTGATCAATTGCGCGGCACGACGGCGGCTACCGACTTTCAAAATGCACTTGTCATTGGCCTGCACGACGTAATCGTTGCCGACCTTGATCATCGAATAGCTTGTCATTGAAATCCCCGAACCGACCGAGCCCGGTGTGAGATGCTCCCGTAGCACCGATCGTTCCGCGATCAACGTGAACGACGAGCGGGTAGTTTATCAGCTGTTAAGATGAACGAACGTGCGATCCGATTTCGCAGCATGCGCAACGGCTGCCGCCAGAGCCCCATTCCGATACAATCGGAACGGCGCTCCAGACTTTCGTAATGACGCGTTTTCTGTGCGCGAACCGGTATCCACTTCGCTCGAAAACGCTCCTGCTGCATCAAAAGCGCACGGTCATGCCGGCGTGGCTCAACGAAAATCCGAGACGCTTGTAGAAGCGCTGCGCGTCGACACGGCTCGAATGTGTCAGCAATTCGACCAGATTGCAGCCGCGCGCTTTCGCTTCCGTCATCGCCCATTGCACCAATTGCTCGCCGATGCCGCGGCTGCGGCAATCGGAAGCAACGCGGACATCTTCGAGCAGACCACGAATGCCGCCTTGCGAACTGATGCCTGCGAGCACCGCGAGTTGCAGGCAGCCGACCACCCTGCCCTCGCTTTCGGCGACGACAAGCGCGAGATTGGAATCGCGCTCGACGCGCTCGAACGCCTGGTAATAGACGGCCGGAAGCGGATCCTCGACGCGCTCGCGAGCGCGGCCGAGATGATCGTCGGCCAGCATCGCCACGATCGCGGGCACATCCTCGCGGCGCGCGCGACGGATGGAGACGGACTTATCGTTCATAGGGAAGCTCCAGAATTCGGCGCGAAGGACTCAGCGCGCCGGCGGCAGGCCGAGACAGGCCTCGGCTTCAGTGATCCAGCGGCGGATGGCGGCATGGCGGCCGAGATCGAAGCCGCCTTCATGTGCGAGACGCGTATAGGCGAGCAGCGAGACGTCGGCGAGCGAGACCGCATCACCCGCGAAGAAACGGCTCGCCGCCAGATGCTGCTCCATGCGGTCAAGCGCCGCACGGCCGCGCCTGACTTTATCAGGATCGAGCTCGGAGGCATTCTTGCCGAGATAGACCATCTGGAAACGGCACACCGCGACGTAGGGCTCGTGGCTGTACTGCTCCCAGAACAGCCATTCGTCCATCTTGGCGGCGGCGAAGGCGTCGCGCGGAATGAGGGCGCTGTCGCGGGCGAGATAACGGATGATGGCGTTGGATTGCGCGAGCGTGCGGCCGTCGTCGAAAGCAACGGTCGGCACCTGGCCGGCCCCGTTCATTTTCAGGAATTGCGGTGTGCGCGTCTCGCCCTTGCGCGTGTCGATCTCGATCCAGCGATAGGGCAATGCGAGATGATCGCAGACCCATTTCACCTTCAAACAATTGCCCGAATTGCTGTCGCCGTAGATCTGCATCGCTGCCGCCCCGTGTCGGGCGACACAGCATCAGGACGTCGCCGGCCTGTCAACCGCAGCACAGTGAAGCGGCGTCAGAACTTGTAGCCGACCCCGACGCGCGCATTATTCAGCGTCACCGAGGTGTTCATAACCGGGGAGAACTTCACGTATTCGTATTCCACGCGCGCGAACAGACCGTCCCAGATGCAGTATTCGAGGCCGAGACCGGCGGTCCAGCCCACCGCGAAGGTGTTGGTCCGGTGCTGGCCTTGCGTCCCGGACTGCGCCGGAACGGGTCCGTACGTTCCGATCGTGGTCGTGGTGTTGCCGAAGATATCCGTTGTCGTCACATCGGTGCGCAGCTGCACGTTGCTCGTTACCGTGCGGGTGACGTCCATCCGCCCGACGGCAGCGCCGAAGAACGCGTACGGCATGAAGGGACCGCCGTCCCAACCGACGCGACCACGCAACGTGGCCATGTCCTTGATCTGGGCCGTCGCGGTGCCGGTGAGCGACACGGCATAATTGTTGGTGATGCCGGCAGCCCGCGTCTCGCCTGGCGGGTTGACGATCACGAGCGAGTTGGAGCCGGTCGACCCCGACTTGAGGTTGTTGAAGTAGCTGTAGGTGCCTTCGAGACTGAGAATGGCATCGTACCATTGCCAATTGCGGCCGACGAACCCGCCGAAATTGGTGCTCTGCGTGTTGGCCTTTTGCAGCAGCGACCACGTCGCCGTCGGTCCCTGGAGCACGCTGTCGCGGAAGATGTAGTTGGTCAGGCCGACGACGCTCTGGCCAAAGTCGGTCGCGTCAGCCGTGTAGCCCGCGGTGCCGCCGAAATAGGTGCCATCCCAATTGTGGGCTGTCGTGGACAGGCCGTCGGTGAAGCTGCCGCGCAGGACGGGCAGATCCGGCATGTCGGCCGCGTGTGCGGCGGACACAGAGCCGAGCATCGCCGCCACCAACCAAAGCCTACGCATTGCAACGCTCCATCGAACTCTAACTGTCGAGCGTGATCATGGCTCGTTAACCTTAACCAATGGTTGCGTCTGGCGTTTTCGTCGCCGCTCGCCATGAAAAAAATGCAAAGCAAAACGGCGCGGGATGATCCCGCGCCGTTAAGAAACATTAAGCGATGAGGCTTGCGATCAGCCCTTGGTGACGAGCGGCGGCGGCACGTAGACCGGCGGGCTGTTGAGCTCCCAGCGAAGGCCGAGCTTCACGTCGTTCGACGTGATGTTCCTGACCTTGATGGTCGAGGGGCCGGAGATGCTGCCATCGAATGCGCGGAAGTTGCCGGGCGCAGCGTCGCCGAGATTCATGTAGCTGTAGGCGAGTTCGACGGTGAACCCGGGATTGACCTTGTAGGCGAGACCGGCATGGGCGGCCCATGCGAAGTTCCACTTACCGTTGGTGTCGAAATAGGTGACGCTGTTGGACAGCGCGCCGGCGGTGTAGCGAACGCCGTTGTCCTGGAAGCCCGAGAGCTGGTTGTAGGAACCACCGAGGCCGGCGCCGATGAACGGCGTGATGCACCACCAGGTGCCGAGATCGACATAGGCATTGGCCATCACGACCCACTCGGACTTGCTGCCGGTGTAGGTGTTGGCTTCAACATCGCCCGCACCGAGAGCCACGCTCTGCGAACCGTGCAAATTGGCCTTGCCGCGGTACTGGCCGATCACGTCGGCGCGGAACCAGTTGTTGAAGCGATAGCCGACGCCGACGTCGAACAGCGGCGAAGAGTCGAAGCCGAGGCCAGCAGTCGTGGTCGGGAACGCCGCCGACGTCGCGCTGTCGATGCTCTTTGCGGTCTGATTGGTCATGCCGATGTCGCCACGCAGATACCAGCCACCGAAGTCGGCGGGCGGGGCGGGCGGCGCGTACATGGGGGGCGGAGCCGCGATCGGCATATCGGCGGCAAACGCCATCGACGAGATCAGTGATGCCGCACCCGCGGCAAGGAGAGACTTAACGCTACGCATTGGCTTCGTCCTTATGGCCGGTGAGACAAAATGCAGATGCCTCACGTTCTGGAAACTCACAGGCGGACGATGGCAGCAAATGCTTAAGCGCCACTTAACCCTAATTTTTAAGGTTGATTTTTTCTCTACCCACACGCGGATGCGGCGCAAGCGTTGCAGAAATGCGGCAGGTGCACGCCGCAATTGCTAACGATGTATGAAGCTGCAACGCAGCGTAAGACGATTTGTTAACGCGCGTGCCGCGGCAGCCTGGGCAGGAACACCGCAAGCAGGCCGATCGCCGGCAGATAGGCACAGACCTGATAGACGAACTCGATCGAGGTGTGGTCGGCGAGCTTGCCGAGCACGGCCGCGCCCAGACCGCCGATGCCGAAAGCGACGCCGAAGAACACGCCGGAAATCATGCCGAAGCGATGCGGCACCAGCTCCTGCGCGAACACGATGATCGACGACGTCGTCGACGAGATGATGAGGCCGATGATCACCGACAGTACCGCGCTCGCATAGAGTCCGGCAAAGGGCAGCGCCAGCGTGAACGGCAGCGCGCCGAGAATCGAGATCCAGATCACGATCTTGCGGCCGAAGCGATCGCCCAGGGGACCGCCGAAGAACGCGCCGACCGCGTTCGCGGCAAGGAAGATGAAGAGGTAGATCTGCGCTGTCTGCGTCGACACGCCGAAACGATCGATCAGATAGAAGATGTAATAGCTCGACAGGCTCGAGACGTAGAGCTGTTTCGAGAACAGCAGCGCCACGAGAACAAGGAGCGCAACCACGACACGGCGCGAGCTCGGCGCGTCGGGATGAGCCTGGGCCGCGACCGTCTTCTTCGCCTTGATCTGCGGCGCGTACCAGCGGCCGATGCGCCAGAGGATCAGAATCGCGAGGAACGCGATCGAGGAGAACCAGGCGATGCTGCCCTGCCCGAACGGCACGACGATGAGCGCGGCGAGCACCGGCCCCATTGAAGTACCGAAGCTGCCGCCAAGCTGAAACACCGATTGGGCAAAACCGTAACGGCCACCGGAGGCGAGCCGCGCGATGCGCGCCGACTCCGGATGAAACACCGCGGAGCCGAGGCCGACGAAGGCCGCCGCAACCAGGATGATGAGATATTGGTGCGCGACGCTGAGCAGTAGCAGGCCGAAGAAGGTCGAGGCCATGCCGATCGACAGCGAATAAGGCTGCGCCTTCTTGTCGGTGTAATGCCCGACCACCGGCTGCAGCAGCGAGGCCGTGAACTGGAAGGCCAGCGTGATCATGCCGATCTGCGCGAAGTCGAGCGCGTAGGTATCCTTCAGGATCGGATAGACCGAGGCGATCAGCGACTGCATGGTGTCGTTGAGGAAGTGCGAGAAGCTGATGCCGGCGAGCACGACATAGGCCGGCCCTGCGGCCGCGTTGCCGGCGGATGCGACGTCGCTGACGACAACGGGCTCGGTCAGCGTTTCCTCGGAGACAACGACTGGCTTGTTCACTGGAGCATCCTGCCGCGGCAGCTCGCCGCGACCTCACAGGTACGATGCAACGCGTGGTGGAACCACCGCCAATCGCCCATGGCTGGGATGCGCGGCTGCTCTCTTACCCTCTCCCCTTGTGGGAGAGGGTGGATCGCTGCGCAGCGGCGAGACGGGTGAGGGGCTTCTCTCCGCGAGTCGCTTTGCGGGTCGTGCGCGCGGA encodes:
- a CDS encoding GNAT family N-acetyltransferase encodes the protein MNDKSVSIRRARREDVPAIVAMLADDHLGRARERVEDPLPAVYYQAFERVERDSNLALVVAESEGRVVGCLQLAVLAGISSQGGIRGLLEDVRVASDCRSRGIGEQLVQWAMTEAKARGCNLVELLTHSSRVDAQRFYKRLGFSLSHAGMTVRF
- a CDS encoding glutathione S-transferase family protein, which codes for MQIYGDSNSGNCLKVKWVCDHLALPYRWIEIDTRKGETRTPQFLKMNGAGQVPTVAFDDGRTLAQSNAIIRYLARDSALIPRDAFAAAKMDEWLFWEQYSHEPYVAVCRFQMVYLGKNASELDPDKVRRGRAALDRMEQHLAASRFFAGDAVSLADVSLLAYTRLAHEGGFDLGRHAAIRRWITEAEACLGLPPAR
- a CDS encoding outer membrane protein; translated protein: MRRLWLVAAMLGSVSAAHAADMPDLPVLRGSFTDGLSTTAHNWDGTYFGGTAGYTADATDFGQSVVGLTNYIFRDSVLQGPTATWSLLQKANTQSTNFGGFVGRNWQWYDAILSLEGTYSYFNNLKSGSTGSNSLVIVNPPGETRAAGITNNYAVSLTGTATAQIKDMATLRGRVGWDGGPFMPYAFFGAAVGRMDVTRTVTSNVQLRTDVTTTDIFGNTTTTIGTYGPVPAQSGTQGQHRTNTFAVGWTAGLGLEYCIWDGLFARVEYEYVKFSPVMNTSVTLNNARVGVGYKF
- a CDS encoding outer membrane protein, which gives rise to MRSVKSLLAAGAASLISSMAFAADMPIAAPPPMYAPPAPPADFGGWYLRGDIGMTNQTAKSIDSATSAAFPTTTAGLGFDSSPLFDVGVGYRFNNWFRADVIGQYRGKANLHGSQSVALGAGDVEANTYTGSKSEWVVMANAYVDLGTWWCITPFIGAGLGGSYNQLSGFQDNGVRYTAGALSNSVTYFDTNGKWNFAWAAHAGLAYKVNPGFTVELAYSYMNLGDAAPGNFRAFDGSISGPSTIKVRNITSNDVKLGLRWELNSPPVYVPPPLVTKG
- a CDS encoding MFS transporter → MNKPVVVSEETLTEPVVVSDVASAGNAAAGPAYVVLAGISFSHFLNDTMQSLIASVYPILKDTYALDFAQIGMITLAFQFTASLLQPVVGHYTDKKAQPYSLSIGMASTFFGLLLLSVAHQYLIILVAAAFVGLGSAVFHPESARIARLASGGRYGFAQSVFQLGGSFGTSMGPVLAALIVVPFGQGSIAWFSSIAFLAILILWRIGRWYAPQIKAKKTVAAQAHPDAPSSRRVVVALLVLVALLFSKQLYVSSLSSYYIFYLIDRFGVSTQTAQIYLFIFLAANAVGAFFGGPLGDRFGRKIVIWISILGALPFTLALPFAGLYASAVLSVIIGLIISSTTSSIIVFAQELVPHRFGMISGVFFGVAFGIGGLGAAVLGKLADHTSIEFVYQVCAYLPAIGLLAVFLPRLPRHAR